The following DNA comes from Mesorhizobium sp. B2-1-8.
CGGCGGGCGGCTGTCGGGCATGTTCTCGCTTGCCAATCCGATGCAGGCGCTGATCCCCGCGATCGGAGGCATCCTGCTCGGGATATCGGTGGTCTGGCTGAGGCTTCGGAAATTCCGCACGCCGGTCGACCCGATCGAGGCCAACGCGCTCTATGGCGGGCGCATGTCGCTGACCGACACCTTCATCATCGTCGTGCAGACGATGATTTCCAGCGGCTTCGGCGCCTCCGTAGGCCTGGAGGCCGGCTATACGCAGGTTGGCTCCGGTGTCGCCTCGCGGATGGCGCGCGCCTTCCGGTTGCGCCGCAACGATGTCCGCATCCTGGTCGGCTGTGGCGCCGCCGGCGCCATATCAGCCGCCTTCGATGCGCCGCTGACCGGCGCCTTCTACGGTTTCGAGCTGGTCATCGGCATCTACTCGGTCGCCAATGTCGCGCCTGTCATGACGGCCGCGGTCTCGGCGTCGCTGACGGCGGAAGTGTTCGGCGGCGTCCCGTTCCCGCTCGAGCTTTCAGGGTTGCCGCAACTCACCGCCAGCCAATATGTGCCATTCCTTCTGCTCGGCCTGCTCGGCGGCGCGGCCTCGATCGCCATCATGCAACTGGTGACGCTGATCGAGCGCGGTTTCAACAGGCTTTCGATCGATGCCTCGCTGCGGCCCGTCATCGGCGGTGTCCTGGTCGGCCTCCTCGGCCTGATCACGCCGCAGGTCCTGTCCAGCGGCCACGGTGCGCTGCACCGCGAGTTCGCCATGAATTACGGGCTGGCGGTGGTAGCCAGCGTCTTCGTGCTGAAGCTGGCGGCGTCGGCTATCTCGCTGGGCTCGGGTTTTCGCGGCGGACTGTTCTTCGCCTCACTGTTCCTCGGCGCGCTGCTCGGAAAGGCGTTCGCCGGTGTCATGGCGCTCGTCTCGCCGGCGACCGGCATCGACCCCTCCGTCGCCGCCGTCGTCGGCATGACGTCGCTTGCCGTCGGTGTCGTCGGCGGTCCGCTGACCATGACCTTCCTGGCGCTGGAATCGACCCGCGACCTGACGCTCACCGGCGTGGTGCTGGCCGCTTCGATCATGGCGGCGATCCTGGTGCGCGAAACCTTCGGCTATTCGTTCTCTACCTGGCGCTTCCACCTGCGCGGCGAGACGATCCGCAGCGCCCACGATGTCGGCTGGATGCGCAGCCTGACCGTCGACTCGATGATGCGCGAGGACATCAAGACCATCGATGCGTCGACGACGCTGGCCGCCTTCCGCAAGGAGTTCCCGCTGGGGTCGGCCCAGCGCGTGATCGCCGTCGACCCGGGGGACGAATATGTCGGCATGCTGATCGTGGCCGAACTGCACAGCGATCCTTCCGGCGGCGAGGTGCCGGTGCGCGATCTTACCCAGTACAAGGATGCCGTTCTGGTGCCCAGCATGAACGTGCAGACCGCCGCCGAGACCTTCCAGCGCGCCGGCGCCGAGGAACTGGCCGTGGTCGAGGACTTCGCCGACCACATCGTGCTCGGTCTGCTGACCGAGGGGCATTTGATGCGGCGCTATGCGGAGGAACTCGAAAAGGCGCGCCGAGACCTGTCGGGCGAGGGATAGGCGCCCGCGGTTTCCGAACTCGTCAGTGCTCGATCGGTCCCTTGGCAGGCACCAACGCCGTGCCGGCGGTTGTCGGGCGCTCGATCACGCGTCGCACGCGCGGCGGCTCATCGCCTGAGTGCAGCGCCCGCAAGCGTTCGCCGACAATGGCGTCGGCATGGGTGATGCGGCCGTTGTGCCTGACATATTCGAGCCAAGTCGGCGTGTGGTAATGCTCGATCCAGATCGACGGATTTTCGAGATCGCGCGCCAGCGTCCAGTTGCGGGCACCGTCACGGCGGCGGATGCGGCCACGTTCGGCCATGGTGGCGAGGAATTCCGCCTCGTCCTCGTGCCGGATCACATATTCGATCATGATGGCGATCGGGCCGCTGCGCGGCTTGAGGTCGAGGGCGAGATGCGGTTCCTTGAAGCGATTGAGCGGGTCGAGGTTGAGCACCTGCTGTTGCGGCAGCGGCAGCACAAGGCCGAGGGCGCCGCCGGCGAGCATTGCGATGGCCGCGGCGATCAGCGCGGTCCCGGCACCATGCGCATCGGCGACGACACCCCAGATCCAGCTGCCCAGCGCGATGCCGCCGAAGGTGGCGGTCTGGTAGACCGAGAGAACCCGGCCGACCACCCAACGCGGCGTCGCCATCTGCACCGTGACGTTGAAATGGGATAGCGCGATCACCCAGCAGGCGCCGCCGACAAGCAGGCCGAGCGAGGTCTGCCAGGCATGCTGGCTGATAGCGGCGTTCAAGGCGCAGGCAGCGAAACCGCCGAAGGCGCAGCGCACCATCGTCTCGCTGGAGAGCAACTGCCGCAGCCGCACGCTGATCAGCGCGCCGCCGACCGCGCCGATGCCGAAGGCGCCCAGCATGATGCCGTAGGTCAGCGCGTCGCCCTTGACGAGATCGCGGGCCACCAGCGGCAGCAGCGCGAGCACCGCGCCGGCGCTGAAGCCAAAGGCCGCGCCCCTGACCAGCACCTTGCCGATGTTGGGCGACATGGCGACGTAGCGCAGGCCCGCGCCCATGGCGGCTCCCAATGACTCGCGCGGCAGGGCCGAGACCGGTACATCCGGCTTCCAGCGTGCCAGCACGACGATGAGGCCGACATAGCTCACCGCGTTCGCCGCGAAGGCGGCGGCCGCACCGGCAGCCGCGACGATGATGCCGCCGATCGCCGGTCCGACGCTGCGGGTCAGGTTGAAGCCCATGGAATTCAGCGCCACGGCGGCGGGCACCTTGTTGCGCGGAACGATGTCGCCGACGGAGGCCTGCCATGACGGGCTGTTGAGCGCCGTGCCGCTGTCGATCAGGAAGGTGAAGGCCAGCAGCGTCCACGGCGTGATCAGGTCCAAATAGGTGAAGGCGGTCAGAAGCGCCGAAACGACCAGCATGAATGCCTGGGCGACCAGCATCACCTTGCGGCGGTCGAAACTGTCGGCGATGGCGCCGGCGACAAGCGCGAACAGCATGATAGGCAAGGTGGTC
Coding sequences within:
- a CDS encoding chloride channel protein codes for the protein MLSRNQPQVYARRLRAVLLRSVPLLEARGIAVVIMAGVVGVMAGILVTSMSQIVQDLHGLLFGVQPGGRLSGMFSLANPMQALIPAIGGILLGISVVWLRLRKFRTPVDPIEANALYGGRMSLTDTFIIVVQTMISSGFGASVGLEAGYTQVGSGVASRMARAFRLRRNDVRILVGCGAAGAISAAFDAPLTGAFYGFELVIGIYSVANVAPVMTAAVSASLTAEVFGGVPFPLELSGLPQLTASQYVPFLLLGLLGGAASIAIMQLVTLIERGFNRLSIDASLRPVIGGVLVGLLGLITPQVLSSGHGALHREFAMNYGLAVVASVFVLKLAASAISLGSGFRGGLFFASLFLGALLGKAFAGVMALVSPATGIDPSVAAVVGMTSLAVGVVGGPLTMTFLALESTRDLTLTGVVLAASIMAAILVRETFGYSFSTWRFHLRGETIRSAHDVGWMRSLTVDSMMREDIKTIDASTTLAAFRKEFPLGSAQRVIAVDPGDEYVGMLIVAELHSDPSGGEVPVRDLTQYKDAVLVPSMNVQTAAETFQRAGAEELAVVEDFADHIVLGLLTEGHLMRRYAEELEKARRDLSGEG
- a CDS encoding MFS transporter → MIDEKPDSESVSALAPFRHGIFRAVWGASLVSNFGGLIQGVGAAWMMTTIATSPYQVALVQASTTLPIMLFALVAGAIADSFDRRKVMLVAQAFMLVVSALLTAFTYLDLITPWTLLAFTFLIDSGTALNSPSWQASVGDIVPRNKVPAAVALNSMGFNLTRSVGPAIGGIIVAAAGAAAAFAANAVSYVGLIVVLARWKPDVPVSALPRESLGAAMGAGLRYVAMSPNIGKVLVRGAAFGFSAGAVLALLPLVARDLVKGDALTYGIMLGAFGIGAVGGALISVRLRQLLSSETMVRCAFGGFAACALNAAISQHAWQTSLGLLVGGACWVIALSHFNVTVQMATPRWVVGRVLSVYQTATFGGIALGSWIWGVVADAHGAGTALIAAAIAMLAGGALGLVLPLPQQQVLNLDPLNRFKEPHLALDLKPRSGPIAIMIEYVIRHEDEAEFLATMAERGRIRRRDGARNWTLARDLENPSIWIEHYHTPTWLEYVRHNGRITHADAIVGERLRALHSGDEPPRVRRVIERPTTAGTALVPAKGPIEH